The Primulina eburnea isolate SZY01 chromosome 8, ASM2296580v1, whole genome shotgun sequence genome contains a region encoding:
- the LOC140838610 gene encoding uncharacterized protein, whose protein sequence is MKYVLVTGGVVSGLGKGVTASSIGLILKACGLRVTSIKIDPYLNTDAGTMSPFEHGEVFVLDDGGEVDLDLGNYERFLDIKLTRDNNITTGKIYQSVIEKERRGDYLGQTVQVVPHITDAIQEWIERAAAISVDGKEGPADVCVIELGGTIGDIESMPFMEALGQFSYRVGDGNFCLIHVSLVPVLSVVGEQKTKPTQHSVRGLRSLGLIPHILACRSTLELEGNVKEKLSRFCHVPIDNIITLYDVSNIWHIPLLLRDQKAHEAILKVLNLNSDARKPALEEWTSRASLCDMLREPVRIAMVGKYTGLADSYLSVLKALLHASVACHRKLCVDWVPASDLENATAEENPDGYQIAWNLLKGADAILVPGGFGDRGVEGKILAAKYARENRVPYLGICLGMQIAVIEFARTVLGLSDANSTEFDPNTQNPCVIFMPEGSKTHMGGTMRLGSRRTYFQDSSSKSAKLYGNERFIDERHRHRYEVNPDMVLQFEDAGLTFTGKDESGCRMEIVELPDHPYFVGVQFHPEFKSRPGKPSALFLGLVAAACGQLDVLLMKGATKKPWMSNGPTTLKAYAYDNSAKLANGSLDGIYRNGNGLHV, encoded by the exons ATGAAGTACGTTTTGGTCACGGGAGGAGTTGTGAGCGGTCTTGGGAAAGGGGTCACGGCCAGCAGTATAGGTCTCATCCTCAAGGCCTGTGGACTCCGGGTTACTTCCATCAAAATTG ATCCTTACTTGAATACCGATGCTGGAACCATGTCTCCGTTCGAGCACGGAGAAGTATTTGTCCTTGATGATGGTGGAGAG GTGGACTTGGACCTTGGAAACTATGAACGGTTCTTGGATATAAAATTGACTCGAGATAATAATATAACAACTGGAAAAATATACCAG TCTGTTATTGAGAAGGAGAGAAGGGGAGATTATCTGGGACAAACAGTTCAG GTCGTGCCTCATATAACCGACGCCATTCAAGAATGGATTGAACGTGCGGCAGCAATATCGGTTGATGGAAAAGAAGGTCCTGCGGATGTCTGTGTCATAGAGTTGGGTGGAACTATTG gtgatattgaATCAATGCCTTTCATGGAGGCTCTTGGACAATTTTCATACCGCGTAG GTGATGGAAATTTTTGCTTGATTCATGTTAGCTTAGTGCCTGTTCTAAGTGTCGTTGGCGAGCAG AAAACCAAGCCAACTCAACATAGTGTCAGGGGATTAAGAAGCTTGGGCCTGATTCCACATATATTGGCATGCCGCAGCACATTG GAACTTGAGGGAAATGTCAAGGAAAAACTTTCCCGTTTTTGCCATGTTCCG ATTGACAACATTATCACGCTCTATGATGTTTCTAATATTTGGCATATACCTTTGCTTTTGCGA GACCAGAAAGCTCATGAGGCAATTTTGAAGGTCTTGAACCTCAATAG TGATGCTAGAAAACCTGCTTTGGAGGAATGGACATCCAGAGCTAGTCTATGTGATATGTTGCGTGAGCCT GTTAGAATTGCCATGGTCGGAAAATACACTGGACTCGCAGATTCTTATCTCTCTGTGTTGAAG GCTCTTTTGCATGCTTCTGTTGCCTGCCACAGGAAATTGTGTGTAGATTGGGTACCTGCTAGTGATCTTGAAAATGCAACTGCGGAAGAG AATCCAGATGGTTATCAAATTGCTTGGAATTTGTTGAAG GGGGCTGATGCCATACTAGTTCCTGGAGGGTTTGGTGACAGAGGAGTTGAGGGCAAGATTCTAGCTGCAAAGTATGCTCGTGAAAATAGGGTCCCTTATCTTGGGATATGCCTAGGAATGCAAATTGCTGTGATTGAGTTTGCACGAACAGTCCTTGGACTGTCAGATGCGAACAGTACCGAATTTGACCCAAACACTCAAAACccttgtgttatttttatgcctGAG GGTTCGAAAACCCATATGGGAGGTACAATGCGGCTTGGATCAAGGAGAACATACTTTCAAGATTCCTCGAGTAAATCAGCAAAACT ATATGGGAATGAAAGATTCATTGATGAGAGACATAGACACAGATACGAG GTAAATCCTGATATGGTCTTACAATTTGAAGATGCCGGTCTCACTTTTACTGGCAAAGATGAAAGTGGTTGTCGTATGGAG ATTGTTGAGCTGCCTGATCATCCTTACTTTGTCGGTGTTCAGTTTCACCCTGAATTCAAATCAAGACCAGGGAAGCCCTCTGCTCTTTTCTTAG GATTGGTAGCAGCAGCCTGTGGGCAGCTGGACGTTCTTTTAATGAAAGGTGCGACAAAGAAACCTTGGATGAGCAACGGTCCCACAACATTGAAAGCTTATGCGTATGACAACTCAGCTAAGTTAGCTAATGGCTCTTTGGACGGAATTTACCGCAATGGAAATGGTTTGCATGTTTGA